A single region of the Vicia villosa cultivar HV-30 ecotype Madison, WI linkage group LG4, Vvil1.0, whole genome shotgun sequence genome encodes:
- the LOC131599541 gene encoding defensin-like protein 183 — protein MANRISNINSLNIFVILVSFIALQSTQVGATCSKIVGRCAVQNCAATCRNFPGTDGGFYSCGYFDLCTCFFDKAPPKEDGEERPCNTGLQLCDDTCDSNCCKSKCTEIYKNYVNPTGDCVRAFQNTHCICYYDE, from the exons ATGGCTAACCGCATCTCAAacataaactctctgaacatcttTGTTATCTTGGTTTCTTTCATCGCGT TGCAATCAACACAAGTAGGAGCTACTTGTTCAAAAATTGTGGGGAGATGTGCAGTACAAAACTGCGCTGCAACTTGTAGAAACTTTCCAGGTACTGATGGTGGCTTCTATTCATGTGGATACTTTGACTTGTGCACTTGTTTTTTCGATAAGGCACCTCCTAAAGAGGATGGAGAAGAACGACCTTGCAATACGGGGCTACAACTTTGCGATGATACGTGTGATTCAAATTGCTGCAAATCAAAGTGTACTGAAATATACAAAAATTATGTTAATCCTACTGGGGATTGTGTTCGAGCGTTTCAGAATACTCATTGCATTTGTTACTATGATGAGTGA